The DNA window CGGGTTGCGCATGGCCGCACCCTATATTAGAACTCAATTCTAGAATGATATTCTAATCCATCGGGAGGGTGCCATGGATGCACTCATGGAGTTGGGACAGCAGGTTCTCTCGAAGCAGCCATTCAGCACGTTGCTGGGGACGCGGCTGACGCGCTTCGAGCGAGGAGAAGCAGAGCTTGAGCTGCCGCTCCGCGCGGAGCTGCACCAGCAGCACGGCTTCGCGCACGGAGGCGTCCTCAGCTACCTGGCCGACAACGCGCTGACGTTCGCGGGGGGCTCGGCGATGCAGGTGCCCGTGGTGACGTCGGAGTTCAAGATCAACTACATCCGCCCGGCACTCGGCACACGGCTCATCGCCCGGGCCCGTGCGCTCCACGCGGGACGGAGGCAGGCGGTCTGCCACTGCGACATCGTCGCGCTCTCGGACCAGGGGGAGACGCTGGTCGCGGTGGCACAGGGCACCATCGCCGCCATGTCGAATCGGGAGGGCGAATGAGCGCCAGCGCCGCGGCCACTCCATCCATCGAGGAGCAGTGGCCCGACGTCCGGCGGCTCTTCTCCAGGGCCACCGTCACCTCGCTCCACTTCTCCATCGCCAGCATCGACAGGACGGGGGCACCCCATGTCACACCCATCGGCTCGGTGCTGTTGACCCGGCCCGGACGCGGCTTCTTCTTCGAGCTGTACACACGCCGGCTCCCGGCGAACCTCGTGAGGGACCCGCGCGTGAGCATCCTCGCCGTGGACAGCGGCAA is part of the Myxococcus landrumus genome and encodes:
- a CDS encoding PaaI family thioesterase, with the translated sequence MDALMELGQQVLSKQPFSTLLGTRLTRFERGEAELELPLRAELHQQHGFAHGGVLSYLADNALTFAGGSAMQVPVVTSEFKINYIRPALGTRLIARARALHAGRRQAVCHCDIVALSDQGETLVAVAQGTIAAMSNREGE
- a CDS encoding pyridoxamine 5'-phosphate oxidase family protein, with protein sequence MSASAAATPSIEEQWPDVRRLFSRATVTSLHFSIASIDRTGAPHVTPIGSVLLTRPGRGFFFELYTRRLPANLVRDPRVSILAVDSGKLFWLRSLYKGGFERAPALRLVGRVLGPPRPSTPEEQERFARRVRRLSWLKGHALMWRDPGPVREFEVDRIEHVHLGPMTAGLMP